In the genome of Halobacterium noricense, one region contains:
- a CDS encoding PPC domain-containing DNA-binding protein: MVVRLDPGDEVLESLRSLRDEFQIENGFFIGIRAVDRATLGHYNVDSQSYSEETFTDQFEVTAFNGNIGPDKIHAHIELGTESFDTLVGHCSGARVSGTFEIVILIGGTPLNHQRDKQTGLDVFEFR; the protein is encoded by the coding sequence ATTGTCGTACGCCTTGACCCAGGTGATGAAGTCCTTGAATCCCTACGTTCGCTCCGAGACGAATTCCAGATCGAGAATGGATTCTTTATAGGGATCCGCGCTGTGGATCGCGCGACACTGGGCCACTATAATGTCGATTCACAGTCGTACTCAGAGGAGACATTCACGGATCAGTTCGAAGTGACAGCCTTTAATGGGAATATCGGTCCAGACAAAATCCACGCGCATATTGAACTAGGTACAGAGTCGTTCGATACACTTGTTGGTCACTGTTCCGGCGCCCGCGTCTCCGGGACGTTCGAAATTGTGATTTTAATTGGCGGGACTCCACTCAACCACCAACGTGATAAGCAAACCGGACTTGATGTCTTTGAATTTCGGTAA
- a CDS encoding WD40/YVTN/BNR-like repeat-containing protein, translated as MPERTRRTFLRLTSVAVAPTALSRGSTQPHAPDTDDWEAVDPPTQRTLHDAVHAEAGAFAVGSGGVILERTEDGWSFVTESGPAGNGNNLSSTATTSNGDRLWVAGASGTVGEYDPSAESVTSRSAPDDVTNTFTDIAVTGPAGDATVYLVDASGNVHVSEENGEPGTWTHTTPGSGAEISAVAVSDSTGFLVDQNGSIFKTTDGETWTELDTPSFDETLTDVGMRSSETVVLAGSSGTVVIGSNGEWEQESAANAALHDVEVEECGCVHAVGASGTILHRTGYDTPPLRTLSRWFDWWTQTSPTGQNLHAVALGHPHIAVGASGTILER; from the coding sequence ATGCCTGAGCGCACCCGCCGCACGTTCCTCCGCCTGACGAGTGTGGCCGTCGCTCCGACAGCACTCAGTCGGGGAAGCACACAGCCACATGCGCCCGATACGGACGATTGGGAAGCCGTTGATCCACCGACACAGCGAACGTTACACGACGCCGTCCATGCCGAGGCAGGGGCGTTCGCGGTCGGTTCTGGCGGAGTCATTCTCGAACGAACTGAGGACGGCTGGTCGTTCGTCACCGAATCTGGGCCAGCAGGAAACGGAAATAATCTCTCGAGTACCGCGACGACGTCGAACGGAGACCGCCTATGGGTCGCCGGTGCGAGCGGAACCGTCGGCGAATACGACCCGTCGGCGGAGTCGGTAACCTCACGGAGCGCTCCCGACGACGTGACGAACACGTTCACCGACATCGCCGTTACTGGGCCGGCAGGGGACGCGACCGTCTACCTCGTGGACGCGTCCGGGAACGTCCACGTCTCCGAAGAGAACGGGGAACCCGGCACGTGGACGCACACGACCCCTGGGAGCGGGGCAGAAATCTCTGCCGTGGCCGTGTCTGATTCGACCGGCTTCCTCGTCGACCAAAACGGCTCAATATTCAAGACAACCGACGGCGAGACGTGGACTGAACTGGACACCCCTTCCTTCGACGAGACACTCACTGACGTCGGGATGCGGAGTTCCGAGACTGTCGTGCTCGCAGGGTCCAGTGGAACGGTCGTTATTGGTTCGAACGGTGAATGGGAGCAGGAATCAGCGGCGAATGCAGCGCTACACGACGTCGAAGTCGAGGAGTGTGGCTGTGTCCATGCAGTCGGCGCGAGTGGAACAATCTTACACCGGACGGGCTACGACACACCGCCGCTCCGGACGCTTTCACGCTGGTTCGACTGGTGGACGCAAACCTCGCCCACCGGCCAAAACCTCCACGCAGTCGCACTTGGACACCCGCACATCGCAGTCGGCGCGAGCGGAACGATCCTTGAACGCTAG
- a CDS encoding MarR family transcriptional regulator, which yields MSTTGMGEETIDALEDLPPSAKLVAKVLEYNDTLTQSELAEKTLLPDRTVRYALTRLEEQDIVESRFSFSDARKQVYTLA from the coding sequence ATGAGCACAACTGGCATGGGCGAAGAGACGATTGACGCACTCGAAGACCTCCCACCGAGCGCAAAACTTGTCGCGAAAGTCCTCGAATACAACGACACCCTCACCCAGAGCGAACTCGCCGAGAAAACGCTGCTCCCCGACCGTACCGTCCGGTACGCACTCACTCGCCTCGAAGAACAGGACATCGTCGAATCCCGCTTCTCGTTCTCCGACGCCCGGAAACAAGTGTACACACTCGCCTAG